From the genome of Symphalangus syndactylus isolate Jambi chromosome 5, NHGRI_mSymSyn1-v2.1_pri, whole genome shotgun sequence, one region includes:
- the FMN1 gene encoding formin-1 isoform X8: MEGTHCTLQLHKPITELCYISFYLPKGEVRGFSYKGTVTLDRSNKGFHNCYQVREESDIISLSQEPDEHPGDIFFKQTPTKDILTELYKLTTERERLLTNLLSSDQILGITMGNQEGKLQELSVSLAPEDDCFQSAGDWQGELPVGPLNKRSTHGNKKPRRSGGRRESFGALPQKRTKRKGRGGRESAPLMGKDQICSSHSLPLSRTRPNLWVLEERGNLLPNAALASSLQRRESCPPDIPKTPDTDLSFGSFETAFKDTGLGREVLAPDCSSTEAGRDGVRRPPSRLEHQQTGLSKSHQDPEKHPEAEKDEMEKPAKRTCKQKPVSKVVAKVQDLSSQVQRVVKTHSKGEEMIAICPAAHAEFVPKADLLTLPGAEAGAHGSRWQGKERQGDGSSQSPARETASISSVWASAEGAVNKVLLKVIESEKLDEAPEGKRLGFPVHTSVPHTRPETRNKRRARLPLGGHKSLFLDLPHKVGPDSSQPRGDKKKPSAPAPAALGKVFNNSASQSSTHKRTSPVPSPLSPRLPSPQQHHRILRLPAQPGEREAALNDSRGRNSRVFSGRVSADTLEPPSSAKVTETKGASPAFLRAGQPRLVPGEPFEKSLGPGKTTAEPQHQSPPAFHWDLQLHFQEPVIRTVRISCASNLIEEEAGKGKESRSG; this comes from the exons ATGGAAGGCACTCATTGCACCCTCCAATTGCATAAGCCCATTACGGAACTCTGCTATATCAGCTTCTATCTTCCAAAGGGGGAAGTCAGAGGATTTTCATACAAGGGCACTGTAACTCTAGACAGATCCAATAAAGGTTTTCATAACTGCTACCAAGTCAGGGAGGAGTCAGACATCATCAGCCTCAGCCAGGAGCCGGACGAACATCCAGGCGACATATTTTTCAAGCAGACTCCCACGAAAGACATTCTAACTGAGTTGTACAAACTCAcaacagagagggagagactgCTAaccaatctcctgagctcagaccAAATCCTGGGGATCACGATGGGGAACCAGGAGGGGAAGCTGCAAGAGCTGTCCGTGAGCCTGGCCCCCGAGGATGACTGTTTCCAGAGTGCTGGTGACTGGCAGGGAGAGCTCCCCGTGGGCCCTCTCAATAAGAGGAGCACCCACGGGAACAAAAAGCCTCGGAGGTctggtggaaggagagagagcttTGGGGCTCTCCCACAGAAGAGGACAAAAAGAAAAGGGCGTGGAGGCCGAGAATCAGCTCCTCTGATGGGCAAGGACCAGATCTGTTCCAGccactcccttcctctttctagaACAAGACCTAACCTTTGGGTACTAGAGGAGAGAGGAAATCTGCTCCCGAATGCGGCACTTGCCTCCTCCCTGCAGAGGAGAGAGAGCTGCCCCCCAGATATTCCCAAGACGCCAGACACAGACCTTAGCTTTGGGAGCTTTGAGACGGCTTTCAAGGACACTGGGCTTGGAAGAGAAGTGCTGGCCCCTGACTGCAGCTccacagaggcaggaagggaTGGCGTTCGGAGGCCACCGAGCAGGCTGGAACATCAGCAAACAGGTTTGTCTAAAAGTCACCAGGACCCTGAGAAGCATCCAGAGGCAGAAAAGGATGAGATGGAGAAGCCGGCTAAGCGGACTTGCAAGCAGAAACCTGTCTCCAAAGTGGTGGCCAAAGTTCAGGACCTGTCCTCCCAGGTACAAAGAGTAGTTAAAACGCATTCTAAGGGTGAGGAGATGATTGCCATTTGCCCAGCAGCCCACGCTGAGTTTGTACCCAAAGCTGACTTGCTCACCCTCCCGGGAGCTGAGGCTGGGGCTCACGGTTCCAGGTGGCAGGGCAAGGAGCGGCAAGGGGATGGGTCATCGCAGTCGCCAGCCAGGGAAACAGCCTCCATTTCTAGTGTGTGGGCCAGTGCCGAGGGGGCCGTGAACAAGGTTCTCCTGAAGGTGATAGAGAGCGAGAAGCTAGATGAAGCCCCTGAGGGGAAAAGACTGGGCTTCCCTGTTCACACGAGTGTCCCCCACACTCGCCCAGAAACCAGAAACAAGAGGAGAGCCAGGTTGCCCCTCGGTGGCCACAAGTCCTTGTTTCTGGATCTGCCCCACAAAGTAGGTCCTGACTCCTCACAACCCAGAGGTGATAAGAAGAAGCCATCCGCCCCAGCACCGGCAGCTCTCGGCAAGGTGTTCAATAATTCAGCCTCGCAGTCCAGCACTCACAAACGGACGTCACCTGTTCCCTCGCCTCTGTCTCCAAGGCTCCCCAGTCCTCAGCAGCATCACAGGATCCTCCGGCTCCCTGCACAGCCTGGTGAGAGGGAAGCTGCTCTTAATGACTCTCGCGGTAGAAACAGCCGTGTCTTCTCTGGGCGCgtctctgctgacaccttggagCCACCATCCTCTGCAAAGGTCACGGAGACCAAAGGAGCCAGCCCGGCCTTCCTCAGAGCAGGCCAACCTCGGTTGGTGCCTGGGGAACCTTTCGAAAAGAGCTTGGGGCCAGGGAAGACCACAGCTGAGCCCCAGCACCAGTCACCTCCAG CCTTCCATTGGGATCTTCAGCTGCACTTTCAGGAGCCAGTCATAAGAACTGTAAGGATCTCCTGTGCTTCTAACCTTATAGAAGAAGAGGctggaaaagggaaggagagtAGAAGTGGGTAA